CGCTTTATGGAAAACTTCAAACAGCCGTATATCAGCCAGTCGATCACCGAGTTCTGGCGCCGCTGGCACATCAGCCTGTCGACCTGGCTGCGTGACTACCTGTACATCACCCTGGGCGGCAACCGTAAAGGCACGCTGATCACCTATCGCAACCTGTTCCTGACCATGCTGCTCGGTGGCCTGTGGCACGGTGCGAACATCACCTACATCGTGTGGGGCGCCTGGCACGGCATGTGGCTGGCGATTGAAAAAGCCATCGGCCTGAACACCGCGCCGCGCAGTTTCAATGTGCTGCGCTGGGCCTTCACCTTCCTGCTGGTGGTGATGGGCTGGGTGATCTTCCGCGCCGAAAACCTGCACGTCGCCGGCCGTATGTACGGTGCGATGTTCAGCTTTGGCGAGTGGTCGCTGTCGGAACTCAACCGCGCCAGCCTTACCGGCCTGCAAGTGGCAACCCTGGTGGTGGCGTACGCAACCCTGGCGTTCTTCGGTCTGCGCGACTTCTACACCAATCGCCCCGCCGATAAAACCAAGCCGGCCGACCCGAGCCTGATCAAGGCCGTGCCGGGCGACAACCCCGGCAGCATCCATCAGCCCGGCTTCACCGTGGGCCAGGACGCCGCCGTGCAACCGGCCTACTGGACCGCTGACTGGCCACGCTACGCCATGCGCGCTGCGGTGCTGGCGCTGTTCGTGGCGTCGATTCTCAAACTGTCGGCGCAGAGTTTCTCGCCGTTCCTTTACTTCCAATTCTGAGGGAGCCGACCATGACCCGTTCATTACGCATCCTCTATATCGGCCTGTTCCTGGTGCTGTTGCTGGCACTGGGCGCCTGGTCGCTGCGCAGTTTCTTCGGCTTCAGCACCAATGCCGACGCCACCGTGCTCAACGGTCGCTGGACCAAGGCCGTCGAGACTCACTATGACGATGAGTTCCCGATCAAGCGTCTGGGCACCAACCTGTGGGCCGCGCTGGACTACAAGCTGTTCAATGAAGGCCGTCCTGGCGTGGTGTTGGGCCGCGATCACTGGCTGTACAGCGACGAGGAGTTCAACCCCGCCGTCAACGAAGACCAGAACCTGGAAGGCAACTACGCGCTGGTCGAAGGCGTGCGCCAGAAGCTCAAGGCCCAGGGCATTCAACTGGTGATGGCGATCGTGCCGGCCAAGGTGCGCCTGTACCCGGAACACCTGGGTGAAGTGAAGCCGGCGAGCATCCACGCCAACCTGTACCAGGACTTCCACGCCCGTGTCGCCGCCGACAAGATTCCTGCTCCCGACCTGCTTGGCCCGCTGCAACAGGCCAAGTTGAGCGGCAAGCAAGTGTTCCTGCGCACCGACACCCACTGGACCCCGGACGGCGCGGAAGTCGCCGCCAGGCAACTGGCCAAGGCGATTGCCGAGCAGACCCCGCTCAGTGGCGAGCCGCAGCGCTTTGTGACCGAGGCCGAGAAGATCGAGCCGCACAAAGGCGACCTGCGTCTGTTCCTGCCCCTGGACCCGCTGTTCGAAAACCTGATGCCGCCCAAGGAGCCGCTGGAAAAACGCGTTACGCACCTGGCTGAAACCAAAGGCGACGACGCGCTGTTCAGCGACAGCGAAACGCCAGTTGCACTGGTGGGCACCAGCTACAGCGCCAACCCGAACTGGAACTTCGTCGGCGCCCTCAAGCAAGCCCTGGGCAGCGATGTAATCAGCTACGCCGAAGACGGCCACGGCCCGATCCTGCCCATGCTCAGCTACCTGAAAAGCGACGACTTCAAGAACAACCCGCCACAAGTGCTGATCTGGGAGTTCCCAGAACGTTATCTGCCGGTCAACAACGAAATCGGTGATGCCGACCCATCGTGGGTTGCGCAACTTAAACAAGCCGGTTCACGCCAACAAAACATGGCACAGAACACCCTTAAAAAATCCGAGACGCCCGACCGGGCGCAAAACTGAAAGAGAGGTAACTCACATGACTTTCACTACTACTCCTCGTCGTCTCGCCAAGACCCTGGCCATCGCTGCCGGCTTGAGCTTCGTATCGATGTCTGCCTTCGCCGGCGGCGACGCCGCCCTGTACGGCCCGACCGCGCCAAAAGGCTCAAGCTTCGTGCGCATCTACAACGCCAGCAACCAGGAAGTCAGCGCTACAGTCGGCAACACCAACCTCAGCGAAGTGGCCCCGCTGGCCAGCAGCGACTTCAGCTTCATGCCAGGCGGTGACTACAGCGCCAAGGTGGGCAGCCAGACCGTGCCGGTCAAACTCGCCGCCGATCACTACTACACCCTGGTCAACAACAGCAGCGGCCAGCCGCAACTGATCGAAGAGCCGCCATTCAAGAACAAGCAGAAATCCCTGGTGCGCGTGCAGAACCTCAGCGACAAGGCCCTGACCCTGAAAACCGCCGACGGCAAGACCGACGTGGTCAAGTCGGTGGCCGCCAAGGGCCGCGGCGAGCGCGAGATCAACCCGGTGAAGGTGAGCCTGGCGTTGTATGACGGTGACAAGAAAGTCGGCGATGTGAAGCCGGTTGCGTTGGAACGTGGTGAAGCGGCGGTGCTGTATGTAACGGGCTCGGGTTCGAGCCTGTCGCCAGTCTGGGTGAAACGCCCTGTGTCGACCCGCTGATTAGCTTTTGAAATTGACGCTCCCCCTGTGGGCGCAGGCTTGCTCGCGAATGCGGTGGTTCAGTAACAGATGTACCGACTGAAACACCGCCTCGGGGGCAAGCCCCCTCCCACAGGCTCTGACCCAAATCGATTCAAGGAGAAACACCCATGATCCCAGTAATCCTTTCCGGTGGTAGCGGCTCACGTCTTTGGCCGCTTTCCCGTAAACAGTTCCCCAAGCAATTCCTGGCCCTGACCGGTGAGCACACGCTGTTCCAGCAAACCCTGGAGCGCCTGGTGTTCGAAGGCATGGACGCCCCGATCGTGGTCTGCAACAAGGACC
The sequence above is drawn from the Pseudomonas quebecensis genome and encodes:
- a CDS encoding alginate O-acetyltransferase AlgF, which produces MTFTTTPRRLAKTLAIAAGLSFVSMSAFAGGDAALYGPTAPKGSSFVRIYNASNQEVSATVGNTNLSEVAPLASSDFSFMPGGDYSAKVGSQTVPVKLAADHYYTLVNNSSGQPQLIEEPPFKNKQKSLVRVQNLSDKALTLKTADGKTDVVKSVAAKGRGEREINPVKVSLALYDGDKKVGDVKPVALERGEAAVLYVTGSGSSLSPVWVKRPVSTR
- a CDS encoding alginate O-acetyltransferase; amino-acid sequence: MTRSLRILYIGLFLVLLLALGAWSLRSFFGFSTNADATVLNGRWTKAVETHYDDEFPIKRLGTNLWAALDYKLFNEGRPGVVLGRDHWLYSDEEFNPAVNEDQNLEGNYALVEGVRQKLKAQGIQLVMAIVPAKVRLYPEHLGEVKPASIHANLYQDFHARVAADKIPAPDLLGPLQQAKLSGKQVFLRTDTHWTPDGAEVAARQLAKAIAEQTPLSGEPQRFVTEAEKIEPHKGDLRLFLPLDPLFENLMPPKEPLEKRVTHLAETKGDDALFSDSETPVALVGTSYSANPNWNFVGALKQALGSDVISYAEDGHGPILPMLSYLKSDDFKNNPPQVLIWEFPERYLPVNNEIGDADPSWVAQLKQAGSRQQNMAQNTLKKSETPDRAQN